The following nucleotide sequence is from Barnesiella viscericola DSM 18177.
ATTAATTCCAATTTGTTTTCAAGGGCCATGATGTCCGATATCAATACCTGGCGCGGTTTGCCTCCTTCGCTCGGACCCACGATGCCGGCGGCTTCGAGTTGGTCCATCAATCGGCCGGCCCGGTTGTAGCCGATGGAGTAGCGCCGTTGCAGCGAGGAGGTCGATGCCTGTCCCGAGACGACAATCATCTTGGCGGCCTCTTCGAAGAGGGGGTCGCGGTTGGCAATGTCGTTGCCTCCGCCCGTGTCGCTGTCGGCGTTCTTGTATTCGGGCAGTTCGTAGGCTTCGGGGTATCCCTGTTGCTTGCTGATGTATTCACAGATGCGTTTCACCTCGGGCGTGTCGATGAAGGCGCACTGGATACGCTTCAATTCGCCCCCTTCGGTGAAGAGCATGTCGCCCCGGCCGATGAGCTGGTTGGCACCGGGGGCGTCGAGAATGGTGCGCGAGTCGACCATCTGCATCACCCGGAAGGCGATACGGGCCGGGAAGTTGGCCTTGATGTTACCCGTGATGACCGTCGTCGAGGGGCGCTGGGTGGCGATGACCATGTGGATACCCACGGCACGGGCTTTCTGGGCGATACGGGCGATAGGCATTTCGACATCGCGTCCGGCCATCATGATGAGGTCGGCAAACTCGTCGATGACCACCACGATATAGGGCATGAACTTGTGCCCGTTGTTGGGATTGAGCCGGCGGTGGATAAACTCCTCGTTATACTCCTTGATGGTTCTCACGTTGGCCTTGGCCAGCAGAGCGTAGCGGTTGTCCATCTCGATACAGAGCGAGTTGAGGGTGGCGATAACCTTGTCGCTGTCGGTGATGACCGCCTTCTCGGCATCGGGGAGCTTGGCCATGAAGTGCCGTTCGATGGACGAGTAGATGCTGAACTCGACCATCTTGGGGTCGACCAGTACGAATTTGAGTTGGGCCGGGTGCTTCTTGTAGAGCAGCGAGGTGATGATGGCATTCAGTCCTACCGACTTACCTTGTCCCGTAGCACCGGCTACCAGAATGTGAGGCATCTTGCAGAGGTCGGCAATGAATACCTCGTTGGTAATGCTCTTGCCCAGTGCCAGCGGCAACTCGTATTTGCACTCCTGGAACTTGCGCGAGGCGAGTACCGAGTACATCGAGACCATTTTGGGGTCTTTGTTGGGCACCTCGATACCCACCGTTCCCTTGCCGGGAATGGGGGCGATGATGCGGATACCCAGTGCCGATAGGCTGAGGGCTATATCGTTTTCGAGACTTTTGATGCGGGCGATGCGCACGCCGGCCTCGGGCTTGATTTCGTAGAGGGTGACGGTGGGGCCCACGGTGGCCGTGATGGAGCTGATACCGATGTTGTAGTTTTTCAGCGTCTCGGTGATGAGCTTCTTGTTGGCTGCCTGTTCCTCCATGTTGATTTCGACCTCGCTGCTCTCGCGCTTGTCGAGCAGGTCGAAGGTGGGCCGCTTGTAGTGCGACAGGTCTTTGGTGGGGTCGTAGTCCTCCATGGGTGCCGCCTGCGTAGCCAGTTCCTCGGTCTCGGCCGTCTCGATGACAAACGAGGGATCGCCCGTGTCGATGGTCATTCGTTTGGGCTCTTCGTGGTCGTGAGTAGCGCTCTCCTGCATCTCCTCGGGGGTAGGTATGGGCTCTACCGGAGCATCGAGAAATTCGGGCATCGAGTCGACAGGCTCCTCGTCGGGAGTCGTTTCGGTTGTTTCGATTGACTGATGGGTTGTCGTCTGCTCGGTCTTGGCCGAAGTTTCCTCCTTCGGTTCGTCAGCTCGAACTTCCGGCTCGTCGGTCATCTGGTTCTTATTTTCATCATCAACATCTTCTTCATGAGACTCCTCCGATACCTTGGCAGCCTTGTGTTTGATCGCCTGGATTGCCCGGCCGGTGAGGTTGACCGAAGAGGCCCTACGTATGTAGTCGATAGTCTTGTAGCTGAGGTGCACCAGCAGCACGATGGTAAGTGCCGCAATGAGCAGGGCCGTGCCCCAAGGTCCTATCCAGGCGTTGAGCCATTGGGTGGTGTAGTAGCCGTGGTAGCCGCCCAGGTAGAGGAAGGTGTGGTTGTAGCTGTGCAGGAAGATGAAACCGAAGAAGAGCGAGAGCACGATGATGGAGAGGGCGCAACTGATGGTGAAGCGTATCATGCGCGTGTGCGCTACCTTGATGAAGCGGCGCCCTACCACATAGAGCCACAGAGCCACGATGAAGGCCGAGATACCCATCCACCGATTGATCATGAGGTTGGAGAGATAGGCTCCGAAAGCTCCTGTCCAGTTCTGTATGTCGTTGCTTATCGACGAGAGTTCGCCCACCGACAGGTTTTCGATTTTGCTCTGGTCGGCACTCCCGGTGAAGAAAAACGAGATGAACGAGATGGTGAGGTAGACCGAAAAGATAATGAGAATTATCCCCGTGATAAAACTTGCCTGTTCGTTCTTGAACAGGCCTTTGCGGGGTTTCTCCTCCTGAACCGATCCTTCGGCAGGTGTAGCTCCTTCCAGGGGAGTGGATTGTATTTGGGTTTCGTCTTGATTGGTAGGCATATCGAATAGAGTATCTATACAACTTAATAAGGTACAAATATACGAAAAGGCGAGAGCAAAGACAAACGGAAAACAAAGTTTTCATGTTTAGGCTTGGCCGAGCCGCCTCCTGTATTCTGTAAATATAGCGAAAGGCGAGAGCAAAGACAAACGGAAAACGAAGTTTTCATGTTTAGGCTTGGCCGAGCCGCCTCCTGTATTCGCCTCCCTTCCCGGTCGAGTCCAATTGGGGGGAGCTAATCATTT
It contains:
- a CDS encoding FtsK/SpoIIIE family DNA translocase, with translation MPTNQDETQIQSTPLEGATPAEGSVQEEKPRKGLFKNEQASFITGIILIIFSVYLTISFISFFFTGSADQSKIENLSVGELSSISNDIQNWTGAFGAYLSNLMINRWMGISAFIVALWLYVVGRRFIKVAHTRMIRFTISCALSIIVLSLFFGFIFLHSYNHTFLYLGGYHGYYTTQWLNAWIGPWGTALLIAALTIVLLVHLSYKTIDYIRRASSVNLTGRAIQAIKHKAAKVSEESHEEDVDDENKNQMTDEPEVRADEPKEETSAKTEQTTTHQSIETTETTPDEEPVDSMPEFLDAPVEPIPTPEEMQESATHDHEEPKRMTIDTGDPSFVIETAETEELATQAAPMEDYDPTKDLSHYKRPTFDLLDKRESSEVEINMEEQAANKKLITETLKNYNIGISSITATVGPTVTLYEIKPEAGVRIARIKSLENDIALSLSALGIRIIAPIPGKGTVGIEVPNKDPKMVSMYSVLASRKFQECKYELPLALGKSITNEVFIADLCKMPHILVAGATGQGKSVGLNAIITSLLYKKHPAQLKFVLVDPKMVEFSIYSSIERHFMAKLPDAEKAVITDSDKVIATLNSLCIEMDNRYALLAKANVRTIKEYNEEFIHRRLNPNNGHKFMPYIVVVIDEFADLIMMAGRDVEMPIARIAQKARAVGIHMVIATQRPSTTVITGNIKANFPARIAFRVMQMVDSRTILDAPGANQLIGRGDMLFTEGGELKRIQCAFIDTPEVKRICEYISKQQGYPEAYELPEYKNADSDTGGGNDIANRDPLFEEAAKMIVVSGQASTSSLQRRYSIGYNRAGRLMDQLEAAGIVGPSEGGKPRQVLISDIMALENKLELMK